From the genome of Rhizobium binae, one region includes:
- a CDS encoding LysR substrate-binding domain-containing protein: MAAPLDLDQLQTFIAIVDSGSFTKAADKVYKTQSAVSMQMRRLEERIGKQLFIKDGRGNRLTVEGEKLLNYARRIIRLNNEAIAAFDDNRLEGMLRIGTPDDYADRYMPEIIGRFAKTHPNVELYIVCEPSTDLAERMHKGELDIALVTHNPRERMSDVVRTEPLCWVGSANHPIRDDAPVPLAVGRRDCQWRQLACSALDAVGREHQILFTSWSCTVVAAAVLAGMAVSVMPESALRTGMKVLSQADGFPALPPVQIGIMKRPGVSISLMNAITAHITACLDNITPAVIDDGLDADVKSAQGRLYPRLKAANMMPSW, translated from the coding sequence ATGGCCGCGCCTCTTGATCTCGACCAGTTGCAGACTTTCATCGCCATCGTCGATTCCGGCAGCTTCACCAAGGCGGCCGACAAGGTCTACAAGACCCAGTCGGCCGTCTCGATGCAGATGCGCCGCCTCGAAGAGCGTATCGGCAAGCAGCTCTTCATCAAGGACGGCCGCGGAAACCGGCTGACGGTCGAGGGCGAGAAACTGCTCAATTATGCCCGGCGCATCATCCGCCTGAACAATGAGGCGATCGCCGCCTTTGACGACAACAGGCTGGAGGGGATGCTGCGGATCGGCACGCCGGACGATTATGCCGATCGCTACATGCCCGAGATCATCGGCCGCTTTGCCAAGACGCACCCGAACGTCGAGCTCTACATCGTTTGCGAGCCGTCGACGGACCTCGCCGAGCGCATGCACAAGGGTGAGCTCGATATCGCGCTCGTCACCCACAATCCACGCGAGCGCATGTCCGACGTGGTGAGAACCGAACCGCTGTGCTGGGTCGGGTCCGCCAACCATCCGATCCGCGACGACGCGCCGGTGCCGCTTGCCGTCGGCCGCCGCGACTGCCAATGGCGCCAGCTCGCCTGCTCGGCGCTCGATGCCGTGGGACGCGAGCACCAGATCCTGTTCACCAGTTGGTCCTGCACCGTCGTCGCCGCGGCCGTGCTTGCCGGCATGGCTGTCTCGGTGATGCCGGAATCGGCGCTGCGGACGGGCATGAAGGTGCTGAGCCAGGCGGACGGGTTCCCTGCGCTGCCGCCGGTGCAGATCGGCATCATGAAGCGGCCAGGCGTTTCGATCTCGCTGATGAACGCGATCACCGCGCATATCACTGCCTGCCTCGACAATATCACGCCTGCCGTCATCGACGACGGTCTGGATGCAGACGTCAAGTCCGCGCAGGGGCGGCTTTATCCGCGGCTGAAGGCCGCCAATATGATGCCGAGCTGGTAG
- a CDS encoding DUF1127 domain-containing protein: MHTTDRTLELDCSKLTPTLFQRLVAGLAPLVSLFRGFRNRMEVNGLHDLNDSQLRDIGLTRADLTSAFLASTFFEDPSEHLTRSARNRWRLQLFRPHED; the protein is encoded by the coding sequence ATGCACACGACAGACCGAACACTAGAACTCGACTGCAGCAAGCTGACCCCGACGCTTTTCCAGCGTCTGGTGGCAGGCCTCGCTCCGCTGGTCTCCCTCTTTCGCGGGTTTCGCAATCGAATGGAGGTCAACGGGCTGCATGATCTGAACGACAGTCAGCTGAGGGATATCGGCCTCACAAGGGCCGACCTGACCTCCGCTTTCCTGGCCTCGACCTTTTTCGAGGACCCGTCGGAACATCTGACGCGCTCGGCGCGCAATCGCTGGCGCCTGCAGCTCTTCCGCCCCCATGAGGATTAG
- a CDS encoding SDR family oxidoreductase encodes MTQRLNAKIAVITGATSGIGLAAAKRFVAEGARVFITGRRRGVLDAAIAEIGGGVVGIQADSANLADLDRLYEKVKAEAGRIDVLFVNAGGGSMLPLGEITEDQYDDTFDRNVKGVLFTVQKALPLLARGSSVILTGSTAGSTGTAAFSVYAASKAALRSFARNWILDLKDRGIRINTLSPGPTETTGLVELAGKDPAQQQGLLDALAAQVPMGRVGRAEEVAAAALFLASDDSSFVTGAELFVDGGSAQV; translated from the coding sequence ATGACACAAAGACTGAATGCGAAGATTGCGGTCATCACGGGTGCCACTTCTGGCATTGGCCTTGCAGCGGCGAAGCGCTTCGTAGCCGAGGGTGCACGGGTCTTCATCACGGGCCGCCGCAGGGGCGTTCTCGATGCAGCAATCGCTGAGATCGGCGGTGGGGTTGTGGGAATACAGGCTGATTCAGCCAATCTCGCCGATCTCGATCGCCTCTATGAGAAGGTGAAGGCAGAGGCCGGAAGAATTGATGTGCTCTTCGTCAACGCGGGAGGCGGCTCCATGTTGCCCCTCGGCGAAATCACGGAAGACCAGTATGACGACACGTTCGATCGAAACGTGAAGGGGGTTCTCTTTACGGTGCAGAAGGCCTTGCCACTGCTTGCGCGAGGATCATCGGTCATCCTGACGGGATCGACAGCAGGCTCGACCGGCACAGCCGCCTTCAGCGTTTACGCCGCATCGAAAGCCGCCTTGCGCAGCTTTGCGCGCAACTGGATTCTCGACTTGAAGGATCGCGGCATAAGGATCAACACGCTTAGTCCTGGCCCGACGGAAACGACTGGACTGGTCGAACTGGCGGGTAAGGACCCGGCCCAACAGCAGGGCTTGCTCGATGCGCTCGCGGCCCAGGTGCCAATGGGCAGGGTCGGCCGTGCCGAGGAAGTTGCCGCTGCTGCACTCTTCCTCGCCTCGGATGATTCCAGCTTCGTCACCGGTGCCGAACTCTTCGTCGATGGCGGCAGCGCCCAGGTGTGA
- a CDS encoding NUDIX hydrolase yields MTLLARLASDVRLMFRRPPRQQYGAICYRVKKKSGEVEVLLLTSRDTGRWVIPKGWPMTGKCAHEVAAQEALEEAGVRGVAETETLGAYTYPKVLRDGVQVVCKVQVYALEVTDTVKNFKEKGERRIEWVSVDEAAGRVREPELRGLFLAFKRKMSDRPSPKAAKQQAPAAKQIPAE; encoded by the coding sequence TTGACTCTTCTCGCCCGATTGGCATCCGATGTGCGACTGATGTTCCGGCGGCCGCCGCGGCAGCAATATGGTGCGATCTGTTACCGGGTGAAGAAGAAGAGCGGTGAGGTCGAGGTGCTCTTGTTGACGAGCCGCGACACCGGCCGCTGGGTCATTCCCAAGGGCTGGCCGATGACCGGAAAATGCGCTCATGAGGTCGCCGCGCAGGAAGCATTGGAGGAAGCCGGTGTCCGCGGCGTTGCCGAAACGGAGACGCTCGGCGCCTACACCTATCCCAAGGTGCTGCGCGACGGGGTGCAGGTGGTCTGCAAGGTGCAGGTCTATGCGCTCGAAGTCACCGACACGGTGAAGAACTTCAAGGAAAAGGGCGAGCGCCGCATCGAATGGGTCTCGGTCGACGAAGCGGCCGGGCGCGTGCGCGAACCGGAGCTGCGCGGCCTATTCCTGGCCTTCAAGCGAAAGATGAGCGACAGGCCCTCGCCCAAAGCGGCAAAGCAACAGGCTCCAGCGGCAAAGCAGATTCCGGCGGAATGA
- a CDS encoding 16S rRNA (uracil(1498)-N(3))-methyltransferase, translating into MRANFRMQRLFVDAPLSAGAVVEASAEQFNYLANVLRMEANAEILLFNGRDGEWKAGLSFPTRKRILLTAIDQTRPQPSACDLHYLFAPLKVGRMDYLVQKAVEMGAGLLQPVMTQHVQGKITNLDKLRANVVEAAEQCGILAIPEVAEPVKLSDLLDRWPKERRIIYCDESDAGQNPLPVLSAIREKHLALLVGPEGGFSEEERARLRSLDFVTAIPLGPRILRADTAAVAALAVVQAAIGDWS; encoded by the coding sequence ATGCGCGCCAATTTCCGCATGCAACGGCTTTTCGTCGACGCGCCGCTTTCTGCCGGCGCCGTCGTGGAAGCGAGCGCCGAGCAGTTCAACTATCTCGCCAATGTGCTGAGGATGGAGGCGAATGCCGAGATTCTGCTTTTCAACGGCCGTGACGGCGAGTGGAAAGCCGGCCTCAGCTTCCCCACGCGCAAACGTATCCTGCTGACGGCAATCGATCAGACGCGGCCGCAGCCCTCTGCCTGCGACCTGCATTATCTCTTTGCGCCGCTCAAGGTCGGACGCATGGATTATCTGGTGCAGAAGGCGGTGGAGATGGGCGCCGGCCTGCTACAGCCGGTCATGACCCAGCATGTGCAGGGCAAGATCACCAATCTCGACAAGCTGCGCGCCAACGTCGTCGAGGCGGCCGAGCAATGCGGCATTCTCGCCATTCCTGAAGTGGCCGAGCCGGTGAAGCTCTCCGACCTGCTCGACCGCTGGCCGAAGGAGCGCCGCATCATCTATTGCGACGAATCCGACGCCGGGCAGAATCCACTACCGGTGCTCTCGGCGATCCGGGAAAAGCATCTGGCGCTGCTCGTTGGGCCGGAAGGCGGCTTTTCGGAAGAGGAACGGGCACGGCTTCGCAGCCTCGATTTCGTCACCGCCATTCCGCTCGGACCGCGCATCCTGCGGGCCGATACGGCAGCCGTTGCGGCGCTTGCCGTGGTGCAGGCAGCAATCGGCGACTGGAGCTGA
- a CDS encoding TetR family transcriptional regulator → MGAESMDRIGLRRKPKQERSIQRLDLILAAAAKIIANKGVSAMRMTELAIAAKVPIGSVYQYFPEKAAIVKALFDQHASAIQTKTAAMLSDVQSLDQALDLVCDIIDWYYDSYHDDPVYLGVWMGTETDQDLLRLNIEHSSRVAGIFHDAVRRLAPDLCDEEMFARTYLFSHLMGAVIRLAAVSEEGLAQRMLGEWKRTVRASLFAEAAPRAA, encoded by the coding sequence ATGGGCGCCGAAAGTATGGATCGTATCGGCTTGCGTAGGAAGCCGAAGCAGGAGCGCAGCATCCAGAGGCTGGATCTTATCCTGGCCGCCGCTGCCAAGATTATCGCCAACAAAGGCGTTAGCGCCATGCGGATGACCGAGCTCGCGATCGCCGCCAAAGTCCCGATCGGCTCGGTTTATCAATATTTCCCGGAGAAAGCGGCGATCGTCAAAGCCCTGTTCGATCAGCACGCTTCGGCGATCCAGACGAAGACGGCGGCAATGCTCAGCGACGTTCAGTCGCTCGACCAGGCGCTCGATCTCGTCTGCGATATCATCGATTGGTATTATGATTCCTACCACGACGATCCCGTCTATCTCGGCGTCTGGATGGGGACCGAGACCGATCAGGATCTGCTTCGGTTGAATATAGAGCATAGCAGCCGTGTCGCCGGCATCTTTCATGACGCCGTGCGCAGGCTGGCTCCCGACCTGTGCGACGAGGAAATGTTCGCGCGCACTTACCTTTTCAGCCATCTGATGGGCGCGGTCATCCGGCTTGCCGCCGTCAGCGAGGAGGGCCTTGCGCAACGCATGCTCGGCGAGTGGAAACGCACGGTCCGCGCCTCCCTTTTTGCCGAGGCCGCGCCGCGCGCCGCCTGA
- a CDS encoding glutamate--cysteine ligase, which translates to MARDTTDQTPLSSVQDLTDYIAAGNKPRERFRIGTEHEKFAFFRADNSPVPYFGDASISALLTGLQQKNGWEPIMDGGNIIGLAEQSGMGAISIEPGGQFELSGAPLETLHETCRESNQHLATLREIAEPMGIRFLGIGGSPKWTYAQTPQMPKSRYEIMTRYMPKVGSKGLDMMYRTCTIQVNLDFSSETDMRQKMRVSMKLQSLATALFASSPFTEGKPNGLLSWRGDIWRDVDNQRSGLLDFTFRDDFGFRDYAEWALDVPMYFIVRDGRYHDCTHVTFRQFMNGALKGEVADPAPTMGDWTNHLSTLFPDVRLKRFLEMRGADGGPWRRICALPAFWVGLLYDDAALQAADELTRDWSFTEVSALRDAVPAAGLKAQFRGHALLDVAREVVGISRTGLKTRGKLNRESQDESIFLAPLDEVLAKKATLAEDLLSLYHGRWNGSVEPVFEDYQY; encoded by the coding sequence ATGGCCCGCGACACTACCGACCAGACACCGCTCTCTTCGGTTCAGGATCTGACCGATTACATCGCCGCGGGCAACAAGCCGCGAGAGCGCTTCCGGATCGGCACCGAACACGAGAAATTTGCCTTCTTCCGCGCCGACAACAGCCCGGTTCCCTATTTCGGCGACGCCAGCATTTCGGCCCTGCTCACCGGCCTGCAGCAAAAAAACGGCTGGGAACCGATCATGGACGGCGGCAACATCATCGGCCTGGCCGAGCAAAGCGGCATGGGGGCGATCTCGATCGAGCCCGGTGGCCAGTTCGAACTGTCCGGCGCGCCGCTGGAAACGCTCCATGAGACCTGCAGGGAATCGAACCAGCACCTGGCGACGCTGCGCGAAATCGCCGAACCGATGGGCATCCGTTTCCTCGGCATCGGCGGCAGTCCGAAATGGACCTATGCGCAAACGCCGCAAATGCCGAAATCGCGCTACGAGATCATGACCCGCTACATGCCGAAGGTCGGCAGCAAGGGTCTCGACATGATGTACCGTACCTGCACGATCCAGGTGAATCTCGATTTCTCCTCGGAAACCGACATGCGTCAGAAGATGCGCGTTTCGATGAAGCTGCAATCCCTGGCGACGGCGCTCTTTGCATCCTCGCCCTTCACCGAGGGCAAACCGAATGGACTGCTCTCCTGGCGCGGCGATATCTGGCGCGATGTCGACAACCAGCGCTCGGGCCTGCTCGATTTCACCTTCCGCGACGATTTCGGCTTCCGCGACTATGCCGAATGGGCGCTCGACGTGCCGATGTATTTCATCGTCCGCGACGGCCGTTATCACGATTGCACCCATGTCACCTTCCGCCAGTTCATGAACGGGGCGCTGAAGGGCGAGGTCGCCGATCCGGCGCCGACGATGGGCGACTGGACGAACCATCTTTCGACGCTCTTCCCGGACGTCAGGCTGAAGCGTTTTCTCGAAATGCGCGGCGCCGACGGCGGCCCATGGCGGCGCATCTGCGCCTTGCCGGCCTTCTGGGTCGGCCTGCTCTATGATGATGCGGCCCTTCAGGCAGCCGACGAACTGACCAGGGATTGGAGCTTTACGGAGGTCTCCGCGCTGCGCGACGCCGTCCCCGCAGCAGGGCTGAAGGCTCAGTTTCGCGGGCACGCGCTGCTCGACGTGGCGCGCGAGGTAGTCGGCATATCGAGGACCGGCCTCAAGACGCGCGGCAAGCTCAATCGCGAAAGCCAGGACGAAAGCATCTTCCTGGCGCCGCTCGACGAGGTGCTCGCCAAGAAGGCGACGCTCGCCGAGGACCTGCTGTCGCTCTATCACGGCCGCTGGAACGGCTCCGTCGAACCGGTCTTCGAGGACTATCAGTACTGA
- a CDS encoding DUF937 domain-containing protein, with amino-acid sequence MLPLFDMMMQAQNGAAMEAVARQFNLAQEQATKAMAALMPAFSAGLKRSTSNPYDFVGLMQAVASGNYARYFEDMSRAFTPEGISDGNNILAQLFGSKEVSRAVAAQAAQMTGIGQDIYKQMLPVLADTLMGGLFKQTTGQMASPVNPFVNTAMGETIQKWLESTGFAPKPKAPEPSIFDNPFTQAMQLMFSMPKQEPPPQPNPFLDNPFAKAFQEMMAGLGQPPAVKQPAAKQPAAKTPEAPKEEAKAAAESYTDMLNAMFDSGLEVQKSYQRNLEAIFETYRPKPPETKA; translated from the coding sequence ATGCTGCCACTCTTCGACATGATGATGCAGGCGCAGAACGGTGCGGCGATGGAAGCGGTCGCCCGGCAATTCAACCTGGCGCAGGAACAGGCGACAAAGGCGATGGCGGCGCTGATGCCGGCCTTTTCCGCCGGGCTGAAGCGCAGCACCAGCAATCCTTATGATTTCGTCGGCCTGATGCAGGCCGTCGCCTCCGGCAATTACGCGCGCTATTTCGAGGATATGAGCCGGGCCTTTACGCCGGAGGGCATTTCCGACGGCAACAACATCCTTGCCCAGCTCTTCGGTTCGAAAGAGGTTTCGCGGGCGGTCGCCGCCCAGGCGGCACAGATGACCGGCATCGGCCAGGATATCTACAAGCAGATGCTGCCGGTGTTGGCCGACACTCTGATGGGCGGCCTGTTCAAGCAGACAACCGGCCAGATGGCCTCGCCGGTCAACCCCTTCGTCAACACGGCAATGGGCGAGACTATTCAGAAATGGCTCGAGAGCACCGGCTTTGCGCCGAAACCGAAGGCCCCGGAACCAAGCATCTTCGACAATCCCTTTACACAGGCGATGCAGCTGATGTTTTCGATGCCGAAGCAGGAACCGCCGCCTCAGCCGAATCCCTTCCTCGATAATCCTTTTGCCAAGGCTTTCCAGGAGATGATGGCCGGGCTCGGCCAGCCGCCGGCGGTCAAACAACCAGCGGCCAAACAGCCGGCGGCCAAGACGCCGGAGGCACCGAAGGAAGAGGCGAAGGCCGCTGCCGAGAGCTATACCGACATGCTGAACGCCATGTTCGACAGCGGGCTTGAAGTGCAGAAGAGCTACCAGAGGAACCTGGAAGCGATTTTCGAAACCTACCGGCCGAAGCCCCCTGAAACCAAGGCATAA
- the guaB gene encoding IMP dehydrogenase, with product MARIIETATGADALTFDDVLLQPGHSEVMPGQTNIATRIARDFELNIPILSSAMDTVTESRLAIAMAQAGGLGVIHRNLTPVEQAEEVRQVKKFESGMVVNPVTIGPEAKLAEALGLMKSHGISGIPVVEKSGRLVGILTNRDVRFASDPEQKIHELMTKDNLVTVKENVDQQEAKRLLHSHRIEKLLVVDTEGRCVGLITVKDIEKSQLNPNASKDAQGRLRAAAAISVGDDGFERAERLIEAGVDLLVVDTAHGHSQRVLDAVTRVKKLSNSVRIMAGNVATYDGTRALIDAGADAVKVGIGPGSICTTRIVAGVGVPQLAAIMSAVQAAQDQDVPVIADGGIKFSGDLAKAIAAGASAVMIGSLLAGTDESPGEVYLYQGRSFKAYRGMGSVGAMARGSADRYFQAEVRDTLKLVPEGIEGQVPYKGPVSAVVHQLAGGLKAAMGYVGGKDIKDFQGRATFVRISGAGLRESHAHDVTITRESPNYPGAGL from the coding sequence ATGGCACGCATCATTGAAACGGCAACCGGCGCGGACGCGCTTACCTTCGACGACGTGCTGCTGCAGCCCGGTCATTCCGAGGTCATGCCCGGTCAGACGAACATCGCAACCCGCATCGCCCGCGATTTCGAGCTCAACATCCCGATCCTTTCTTCGGCCATGGATACGGTCACCGAAAGCCGACTGGCAATCGCCATGGCGCAGGCCGGCGGCCTCGGCGTCATTCACCGCAACCTGACGCCCGTCGAGCAGGCCGAAGAGGTCCGCCAGGTGAAGAAGTTCGAAAGCGGCATGGTCGTCAATCCCGTCACCATCGGGCCGGAGGCGAAGCTTGCCGAGGCGCTCGGCCTGATGAAATCGCATGGCATCTCGGGCATCCCGGTCGTCGAGAAGTCCGGTCGCCTTGTCGGCATCCTCACCAACCGCGATGTCCGCTTCGCCTCCGATCCGGAGCAGAAGATCCACGAGCTGATGACCAAGGACAATCTGGTCACCGTCAAGGAGAACGTCGATCAGCAGGAGGCCAAGCGCCTGCTTCACTCGCATCGCATCGAGAAGCTGCTGGTCGTCGATACCGAAGGCCGCTGTGTCGGTCTGATCACCGTCAAGGATATCGAGAAGTCGCAGCTGAACCCGAATGCCTCCAAGGATGCGCAGGGCCGGCTTCGTGCCGCCGCCGCCATCAGTGTCGGCGATGACGGCTTCGAGCGCGCCGAACGGCTGATCGAGGCCGGCGTCGACCTCTTGGTCGTCGATACCGCCCACGGCCATTCGCAGCGCGTCCTCGATGCCGTCACCCGGGTCAAGAAGCTCTCCAACTCGGTGCGCATCATGGCCGGCAATGTCGCCACTTATGACGGCACCAGAGCATTGATCGACGCCGGCGCCGACGCTGTAAAAGTCGGCATCGGCCCTGGTTCGATCTGCACCACGCGCATCGTTGCCGGTGTCGGCGTTCCCCAGCTCGCCGCCATCATGTCGGCCGTCCAGGCCGCACAGGATCAGGATGTGCCCGTCATCGCCGATGGCGGCATCAAATTTTCCGGCGACCTTGCCAAGGCGATCGCTGCCGGCGCTTCCGCCGTCATGATCGGCTCGCTGCTTGCCGGCACCGATGAGAGCCCTGGCGAGGTCTATCTCTACCAGGGCCGCTCCTTCAAGGCCTATCGCGGCATGGGCTCCGTCGGCGCCATGGCCCGCGGCTCGGCCGACCGCTATTTCCAGGCTGAGGTGCGTGACACGCTGAAGCTGGTGCCGGAAGGCATTGAGGGCCAGGTCCCCTACAAGGGGCCGGTTTCGGCCGTTGTCCATCAGCTCGCCGGCGGTCTCAAGGCGGCCATGGGTTATGTCGGCGGGAAGGATATCAAGGATTTCCAGGGACGCGCCACCTTCGTGCGCATCTCCGGCGCCGGTCTTCGCGAAAGCCACGCCCATGACGTGACGATCACCCGGGAAAGCCCGAACTATCCGGGCGCCGGTCTCTGA
- a CDS encoding MAPEG family protein has translation MTGYEIFWPLLAHVALVYGLYALLGARRAKMVRAGKIAKSDYRENRSEPTESLAVKNCLANQFELPVLFYACCILLNVTEADNMVAVGLAWLFVALRYAHAAVHVTSNDLRYRSPIFAAGYLTLATMWIWLAAWMVMG, from the coding sequence ATGACCGGCTATGAAATCTTCTGGCCACTCCTGGCCCACGTGGCCCTGGTCTATGGTCTTTATGCCCTTCTCGGCGCACGCCGGGCAAAAATGGTTCGCGCCGGCAAGATCGCGAAATCGGATTACCGCGAAAATCGCAGCGAGCCGACCGAGAGCCTCGCCGTCAAGAACTGCCTTGCCAATCAGTTCGAACTGCCCGTGCTCTTCTACGCCTGCTGTATTCTTCTTAATGTGACCGAGGCCGACAATATGGTCGCCGTCGGTCTCGCCTGGCTCTTCGTCGCCTTGCGTTATGCCCATGCTGCCGTCCACGTCACCAGCAATGATTTGCGTTACCGCAGCCCGATTTTCGCCGCCGGCTACCTGACGCTCGCCACCATGTGGATCTGGCTCGCCGCGTGGATGGTGATGGGTTGA
- a CDS encoding inorganic phosphate transporter has protein sequence MPPRPAVLTKRTLDKDLAKITHAEDVAKHVLRRLVAPGLGLIFVGLTMIFAGVYVFDRPGAVLVVAAAALAGYMAMNIGANDVTNNVGAAVGARAMTMGQALVIAAIFEVLGATIGGGEVVKTISSNIVDSVRVPQAMLGWIMMAALMAAALWINLATWMNAPVSTTHAIVGSVIGAGISAVGTEPVNWRVMLEITSSWITSPLIGGLIAAGLLYLIKTLIIYRDDKVEAARRWVPVLVAVMAGGFMAYMVLQLSPPGRFPSFTIILIGIGIGLVGWLAARPLVLAQARDLENRNSSLRVLFRLPLIGSAALLSFAHGANDVSNAVGPLSAIVHSVGIGSGSGSAGHPPLWVMLIGALGISVGLLLFGPRLIRLVGEEITKLNPMRAYCVALSTAFTVIVASWLGLPVSTTHIAVGAVFGVGFFREWYTRHSKRRIAYIRRKAESFHIDEPEEPNIHERRRRYLVRRSHFMTIIAAWIVTVPVSGALAAAIYWAMFALFV, from the coding sequence ATGCCGCCCCGTCCCGCCGTCCTCACGAAACGCACACTCGACAAGGACCTCGCCAAGATCACCCATGCCGAGGATGTGGCAAAACACGTCTTGCGGCGGCTGGTGGCGCCTGGCCTCGGGCTGATCTTCGTCGGCCTGACGATGATCTTTGCCGGTGTCTACGTGTTCGACCGCCCAGGAGCGGTGCTTGTCGTGGCGGCGGCTGCCCTTGCCGGTTACATGGCGATGAATATCGGCGCCAACGACGTGACCAACAACGTGGGCGCCGCCGTCGGAGCCCGCGCCATGACCATGGGCCAGGCACTGGTCATCGCCGCAATCTTCGAGGTCCTCGGCGCCACCATCGGCGGCGGCGAGGTCGTCAAGACGATTTCCTCCAACATTGTCGATTCCGTGCGGGTGCCGCAGGCGATGCTTGGCTGGATCATGATGGCGGCGCTGATGGCGGCGGCCCTCTGGATCAATCTCGCCACCTGGATGAACGCGCCGGTTTCGACCACCCATGCGATCGTCGGGTCGGTGATCGGCGCCGGCATCTCGGCCGTCGGGACAGAGCCGGTGAACTGGCGGGTCATGCTGGAGATCACCTCGAGCTGGATCACCTCGCCGCTGATCGGCGGGCTGATCGCGGCCGGCCTGCTCTACCTCATCAAGACCCTTATCATCTATCGCGACGACAAGGTCGAGGCGGCCCGGCGCTGGGTGCCGGTGCTGGTCGCGGTGATGGCCGGCGGCTTCATGGCCTATATGGTGCTCCAGCTGTCGCCGCCCGGACGGTTTCCGTCTTTCACCATCATCCTCATCGGTATCGGCATCGGGCTGGTCGGCTGGCTTGCCGCCCGGCCGCTCGTTCTCGCCCAGGCGCGGGATCTCGAAAACCGCAACAGCTCGCTGCGGGTGCTGTTTCGGCTGCCGCTGATCGGCTCGGCGGCGCTGCTGTCCTTCGCGCATGGCGCAAACGATGTTTCGAACGCGGTCGGGCCGCTTTCGGCGATCGTCCATTCGGTCGGCATCGGCAGCGGCAGCGGCAGCGCCGGGCATCCGCCTCTTTGGGTAATGCTAATCGGCGCCCTCGGCATCTCCGTCGGCCTGCTGCTGTTCGGACCGCGCCTCATCCGCCTGGTCGGCGAGGAAATCACCAAGCTCAATCCGATGCGGGCCTATTGCGTCGCATTGTCGACCGCTTTCACCGTCATCGTCGCCTCCTGGCTCGGCCTGCCGGTCAGCACAACGCACATCGCCGTCGGCGCCGTCTTCGGAGTCGGCTTCTTCCGCGAATGGTATACGCGCCATTCGAAGCGCCGCATTGCCTATATCAGGCGCAAGGCCGAGAGCTTCCATATCGACGAGCCGGAGGAGCCGAACATCCATGAGAGACGCCGGCGCTATCTGGTGCGCCGCTCGCATTTCATGACGATCATCGCCGCCTGGATCGTCACCGTGCCGGTCTCGGGAGCGCTTGCGGCCGCGATTTATTGGGCTATGTTCGCGCTCTTCGTCTAG
- a CDS encoding LysR family transcriptional regulator: protein MTKFPDFEGLAMFAKVAEERSFVRAAQTLGVSVPTVSRAVSRLEQRLGARLFNRTSRQLALTDFGLRLVDSAARIYAEAEMAEDAARELATRPRGLIRLAAPMDFGIRWLAPILPDFFELFPEVSIDLHMSDAVVDIVGDGFDAALRIAVLPDSSLVARRLAPVDRFILAAPAYLEQYGVPQHPRDLAAHHCLGYAYRARQDAWRLRNSEGKEEVIVPSGSLRATNSQALVPMALRGLGIIELPEFLAHDYLVDGELRPVLPDWTLPTGALYFVTPSARSRPAKVEVLSDFMMARLSNPVWRRRS from the coding sequence ATGACGAAATTTCCCGATTTCGAGGGACTGGCGATGTTCGCCAAGGTCGCAGAGGAGCGTTCTTTCGTCCGGGCGGCGCAGACGCTCGGCGTTTCCGTGCCCACGGTTTCCCGGGCCGTGAGCCGTCTTGAGCAGAGGCTGGGCGCAAGGCTCTTCAACCGCACCTCTCGGCAGCTCGCTTTGACCGATTTCGGCCTGCGCCTTGTCGACAGCGCCGCACGCATCTATGCCGAGGCCGAGATGGCAGAGGATGCCGCCCGCGAGCTTGCTACCCGGCCGAGGGGGCTCATCAGGCTTGCCGCGCCGATGGACTTCGGGATACGCTGGCTGGCTCCGATCCTGCCCGACTTTTTCGAGCTTTTTCCAGAGGTTTCCATCGACCTGCACATGAGCGATGCAGTCGTCGATATCGTGGGAGACGGCTTCGATGCGGCGCTAAGAATCGCAGTACTGCCGGATTCGTCATTGGTCGCGCGCAGGCTGGCACCGGTGGATCGCTTCATTCTCGCAGCACCCGCATACCTTGAGCAGTACGGCGTGCCACAGCATCCCCGCGATCTGGCGGCTCATCATTGCCTCGGATATGCCTACCGGGCGCGACAGGATGCCTGGCGCCTGCGCAACAGTGAAGGCAAGGAGGAGGTTATCGTGCCAAGTGGCTCTCTCAGGGCCACCAATTCGCAAGCTTTGGTGCCAATGGCGCTACGTGGCCTCGGGATCATCGAACTACCCGAGTTTCTCGCGCATGACTATCTCGTCGACGGAGAGCTGAGGCCGGTCCTTCCCGACTGGACGCTGCCGACCGGCGCACTGTATTTCGTCACACCTTCGGCTCGGAGCCGGCCAGCCAAGGTCGAGGTGCTTTCCGATTTCATGATGGCAAGACTGTCAAATCCGGTGTGGCGGCGGAGGAGTTGA